In one Neobacillus sp. CF12 genomic region, the following are encoded:
- the nuoH gene encoding NADH-quinone oxidoreductase subunit NuoH: MVEELLQSSPGWMNVGIFFLLAVVLLLVVLGFVTYAILAERKVLGYMQARHGPNQLGGKWGLLQTVADVLKLLLKEDIIPKAADRPLFILAPIIAFTPAFMVLATIPFTDKFQFADIGVGLLYYIAVSGMTIFGMVLGGWASNNKYALLGGMRAGAQMISYEIPLVMSVLGVILLTGSLNLNDIVLQQEHGWFIVYQPIAFIVFFIASIAELNRTPFDLPESENELVAGYFVEYSGFRWAFFMLTEYVYMFAMSSLITVIFLGGWLPPLDILGFIPGAVWFALKFSVVIFVYMWLRATLPRFRIDRLMEFAWKVLFPVALANIFLTALIKTLFF; the protein is encoded by the coding sequence ATGGTAGAAGAGTTGCTCCAATCCAGCCCAGGCTGGATGAACGTTGGAATCTTCTTTTTACTCGCAGTTGTCTTACTATTGGTAGTCTTAGGTTTCGTAACATACGCAATATTAGCAGAGCGAAAGGTTTTAGGATATATGCAGGCCCGTCACGGCCCGAACCAGCTTGGCGGCAAGTGGGGATTACTGCAGACCGTAGCCGACGTTCTTAAACTATTATTAAAAGAAGACATTATTCCAAAGGCAGCTGACAGGCCGTTATTTATCCTAGCACCAATCATTGCTTTTACACCAGCCTTTATGGTGCTCGCGACCATTCCGTTTACCGACAAATTCCAATTTGCGGATATCGGGGTTGGCTTGCTCTATTATATTGCTGTTTCCGGAATGACGATATTTGGAATGGTACTTGGCGGCTGGGCGTCCAACAATAAATACGCGCTCCTAGGGGGCATGCGTGCAGGCGCACAGATGATCTCTTACGAAATACCGCTTGTTATGTCCGTTTTAGGTGTCATTCTATTAACAGGAAGCTTGAATTTAAATGATATTGTCCTGCAGCAGGAGCATGGCTGGTTCATTGTTTATCAGCCGATTGCCTTTATTGTGTTCTTTATCGCATCGATTGCAGAATTAAACCGGACACCATTTGACCTTCCTGAATCAGAGAACGAACTGGTTGCCGGATACTTTGTTGAGTACTCAGGATTCCGTTGGGCATTCTTTATGCTTACTGAATATGTGTACATGTTTGCGATGTCATCACTGATCACCGTCATCTTCCTAGGCGGATGGCTGCCACCGCTGGATATCTTAGGATTTATCCCAGGCGCCGTATGGTTCGCACTTAAATTTAGCGTTGTCATCTTTGTTTACATGTGGCTGCGGGCTACACTTCCACGATTTAGAATCGACCGATTAATGGAATTCGCCTGGAAAGTGCTATTCCCAGTGGCCTTAGCAAATATATTCTTAACAGCGTTAATCAAAACATTATTTTTCTAA
- a CDS encoding NADH-quinone oxidoreductase subunit D: protein MIRTEEMLLNVGPQHPSTHGVFRLVVKIDGEIITEATPVIGYLHRGTEKLAENLQYTQIIPYTDRMDYLSAMTNNYVICHAVETMMGIQVPERADFLRVMAMELGRIASHLVAWGTYILDLGATSPFIYAFRDREMIINMLNELSGARLTFNYMRVGGVKWDAPEGWVDGVREFVPYLREQLKGYHNLVSGNEIFLDRVKGVGVYSKEEAINYSLSGPNLRSTGVKWDLRKDEPYSIYDRFDFNVVTREEGDCLARYHVRLEEIEESLKILEQACEQFPAEGEIMAKVPKIIKAPKGEAFVRIESPRGEIGCYISSDGKKEPYRLKFRRPSFYNLQILPKLLVGENIANLIAILGAVDIVLGEVDG, encoded by the coding sequence ATGATCAGAACTGAAGAAATGCTGCTAAACGTCGGTCCTCAGCATCCAAGTACGCACGGAGTATTCCGTCTAGTTGTCAAGATCGATGGGGAAATCATCACGGAAGCAACCCCTGTCATCGGTTATTTACACCGCGGAACGGAAAAGTTAGCCGAGAACCTGCAATATACACAGATCATTCCATACACTGACCGAATGGACTATTTGTCAGCGATGACAAATAACTATGTGATTTGTCATGCCGTTGAAACGATGATGGGAATCCAAGTGCCAGAACGTGCTGATTTCCTTCGTGTCATGGCAATGGAATTAGGGCGTATCGCCAGCCACCTGGTTGCCTGGGGTACTTATATCCTTGACCTTGGTGCGACGAGCCCGTTCATCTATGCGTTCCGTGACCGTGAAATGATTATCAATATGCTTAACGAATTATCAGGTGCTCGCTTGACCTTCAACTATATGCGTGTGGGCGGGGTAAAGTGGGATGCTCCAGAAGGCTGGGTCGATGGCGTTAGGGAGTTCGTTCCGTATCTGCGCGAACAGCTAAAGGGTTATCACAACCTCGTATCCGGAAATGAAATCTTTTTAGACCGGGTAAAAGGAGTTGGCGTTTATTCGAAAGAAGAGGCCATCAACTATTCACTCAGTGGTCCAAATCTTCGCAGTACCGGCGTGAAATGGGATCTTCGTAAAGACGAACCATATTCAATTTATGATCGTTTTGATTTTAATGTGGTCACAAGAGAAGAAGGGGATTGTCTAGCACGTTACCATGTGCGTCTTGAAGAAATCGAAGAATCATTGAAAATCCTTGAGCAGGCATGTGAACAATTCCCTGCTGAAGGCGAGATTATGGCCAAGGTGCCAAAAATAATCAAGGCACCAAAAGGGGAAGCTTTTGTACGAATTGAATCTCCACGTGGAGAAATTGGCTGCTATATCTCAAGTGACGGTAAAAAAGAACCGTATCGCTTGAAGTTTAGAAGACCTTCATTCTATAATCTGCAAATTCTCCCTAAATTATTAGTAGGCGAAAACATTGCAAACTTGATTGCGATTTTAGGGGCAGTTGACATTGTCCTTGGGGAGGTGGACGGCTAA